The sequence below is a genomic window from Pempheris klunzingeri isolate RE-2024b chromosome 12, fPemKlu1.hap1, whole genome shotgun sequence.
CATGGCTTTATTGCCCGAGAGCAGTGGGAGAATGATGCCTTTATCGCCCCCCACCGTTTTCATGGAAGCACTCCACTGAGCAAATTCATTCAAAGATCTCTGTGCAAATCCAGTCCAGTTACCCCCACCAGCACGCGCGCACACGCCATCACCAAAAATATGACGTCAACGTGTAATATCATTAACAGTGACATTAAATCAGAAAAATCAGAGAGATGCTATATAACCCGCCCTCAGGTGCATGGGTGTTAAATTGGATGTATTTTGCATTGAATTTGGTTTGAACGCGAGTAGCCAAGTCAACAGCACCACACTGTTAATAAATAGACACAAACATAGGCTATACATAGACTACAGCGGGGACAGCATATCCTCCGGTACTTTTATGTTTGTCTCTCAAATTACATCTGCTTCGGTGCCTGAAAGTAACTTTATCCTTTGTCTTCACTATCACCAGCGACATGCCAATGAGTTTCCACGCCTTTCGCTACTCTGGCTGGGGTGTAGCGCTCCTCCACTTTCAGCTACAGCCCCACTTCGTACTTTCTCGGTCGGTTCGGAGggattaaaaagaaacatatttgGGTCTCACCTTTAAATGCGAGCGCCCCGCTCCCGTCCCTGGCTGCGGGGTTGTTCACGTCGTCGGGTATCCTTAAAAGGTAAAGCCGGCTGGAGCCGCGGTGGTCGCtctcacatctctctctgtcagtctcagCCTCCAGACTGAAGGAGCTCAGAGCTCAGCTCTGCGCATCCAGCACCTATCTGCCTCCGTGATGACAACACGCAGGGACGGAGACTCCGCCCACCCCACGCCCGGAGAAACTCTCCGTGTTCACAGTGATTTCCACAGCTGCGTTGGTTTCATCTGCCGAAGAGACGGAAAACAGACCAGTGTCCACCACAAGCTTACGGACCACAAGCTTACGGACGACAATGAGCCTGTCATGTAGACTGAGTCCGGCGGTCTTGTTGCCATTAACCACTTGACTATTTTAGGCTATGAGCCCAATAAGCCCCATAGTGGCACCACCTGGTGAACTGCAGAAAAGTTGCTCTGCctgaattataataataataataataataataataataataataataataatgataacaacaacaataataataacgataatgatgataataaataacaacaataataacaataatgataataataatactaacaatagtgtttttttttctgtttttgctggtTCAATTTGGAAGCaggttttcacagttttctatATTCAcgaacaataaaacatttgccAAAATAAGCCAAAAAGCatataattcatatttaattgATTCAATTTTGAACCATAAAGGACCCACAAACTACATTTCCCGAGTATCCCGTGGCATTCTCTCTGACGCAAAATGCTTGCgacatctgtgtgtttccatggagcCGATAGAAGCTGAAAGCTCGACTTTGGGGATTAGCTAACAGCTAGGTAGTTAAGCTAGCTGGTGGTTGTTTTTCACGATGTCAGGACGCCAACATTTCGAGACTCTGTTTTCATTTGAGCTTCTGGTGGAATACATCCGAATCGAGAAAGCAAGGAAAGTGTCAGACGAGCTGGCTCTTGGAGTGCGGCTGCTGGATTTTCCGACGCTGCTCATTTACCAGCCTCAGCAGCGAAGAGGTGTCGTAAACCAACAGCAACACTATGGAGAGAGTCAGCAGGGGGAATACGCCTTTAACAGAGGGAAGTCTTGTCTGTTCAAAATGAACCTGGAGTCGCTGCACGCCCATCTAGCTAACACCCCTCTGTATGCGATGGTGCTGGATGTGAAGGAGGAGATCCCCAAACTAGTTGGGACCTCACTCATCTCACTGGCTGAAGTGATAGACGGGATCAGGAAGGATGTGACTGAACGTGGTCCCTCTACTCCCTCGTCTCATGGTGAAAGGGGGCTTGTTGGTGTATGCAACCTCATGGGGGAGAAAATTGGATCAGCATCTGTCAGTTATAAACTGCTAAGTCTGGGTGCTAGTTTACTGCCACATATCACAGAAAGGAGGGGCCTCGAACGCACCAGTGTACATGGAGAAATGAGCAGAAACGTCCAACACAGCAAACCGTCAAATGAGGATAAACAGGACAGTCATGCTTGCGTCGCCATGCAGGCTGAACACGAGCCAAGCAGCCAAACGCCTCAGACACTcaaagaagctgaaaacagctaTGAAGAAGAGTCAACTATATTTTGCCCACCGCATCTCTTTTACAGTAattctgcagaggaaagaagtAAAAATACAGGAGGGGTCCGCACATTACTGAATCTAGACTCAGAGGCTTTTACATCTGAAGACGCATACTCAGATGAAGAGATGCCTGAAAATATAACTGAGCGTCTAAGTTCTCCGATCATGGACCGGAGAGTGAGACATGAAGTGAAAACGCCAGGAAACCAAGAAACAAATAGGGTGACTCCAAATGTCCTCGGGGAAGCCGTGCAACGGTTGCCTCTGCTAAACGCTCTTCTCGTCGAGCTGTCGCAGTTGAACAGCCAGAGCCCCCACCAGCCCATGTCTATTCACCCCAATCTAGCATGGATTTACAGGCCTGCTTCCACAGAGCCTTCAGGCGGGCTTGGAAACACAGCACGAAAGGCGCAAACCAAATCATTAGAGAAAACCAGACAGGGGACtagtccctttttaaaacatttacatccCCCCAGAAACTGTTCCACACCAGTAGTTGGGCCTGCATCTGTAAAcgtgaaacacaaacaggaggaggCTTTGATCGAGAGTAAAAGCTCCACTAAATCCAGGAAGAAGCTTCAATATGGTACAACTAAAACATTTAATCTAAGGCTGAAGCATATTTCTTCTCGTCAAGTAAAACGTCACGAGTGCAAAGAATTAATACAGGATGAAACGCAGTCAAGCAAGGCCAAAGGAAAGACGAAGTCAAGTAATAAGATCATGAAGTCCAGCAACAGAAAGTTAAATCAGGGCTCCAGtctaaatgaaaatattgagaCAATGATACAAAGCATCACAGTGGACTCTGCACTGCAAGAAACAATCGCACAAAAAGGGAAAGTTCCTGGTAAACAGGACGGGGGCTCTCTGAGAGTTCTCTCTGAGAGCGGCttgaaatattttcacttcTCCAGCGCGGATAGTGACAGTATTGCCCAAAGCAAAGACAAGAACCAGCATCATAGTGAATCAAATCAATCACAGTCTGAatctgacagacacagagagagaagtgtgtattcaggaagcagcagccacagcaccCCAAAATCTTCATTTTCAGACGGCAGCGGGGAAGCAAACGAGGAGGCAGACTACGCTGATGACTTTAACAGTCTCGAGCCCAGCGAGGCGTACTCTCCTGACCCAGAGAGTAGCCCCGAGCCCTCCAGAGCCAAGACTCCAAAGTCTCCAGCCCACCAGTGCATCTCAGACTCTGGCTCGGACCTTTTCCAGAGGAGAGCGGCGCTCCCCGTGCCCGCCAAAGCCCCCAGCTCACCACAGCGTTGTCTGAGGGGTACGCACATCATCCGACCTCGAACCCACGCCTCGGccctcagcttctcctcctccgaCGGGGACAGAGACAGGTCGGCTTCCTTCCAAATGGTGTGCTCCAGAAATCGGATGACGGAGAGCAGCAGGGTAGAGAGGAGCTCTGGCGCTGTGAGTTTCATATCATCAAGAGGTCAGAGGAGTGAGTCAACCAAGAACAGCGGCTCAGGTAGAGGATTTTCTGCAGACTCTGTGTCCTCTTTTGAACCACAGGAGGCAGAGGAACTGGAGGATGAGCTTGGGTCACTGGATTTCAGAAAGGAGTACCAGCATATCTCTGAGCTAGTGGCCAACAAACTCCCTGGTTACACTATGTAAAGACAAAATGTGTAATTCCACATTATGAAGGGCTGCACTGTTTCCCTTAACCAAGTGAAGCACATGAGTAGAAGTGTTGCACTACACACATCTAGCAAATGTGTAATTGTGTAAGTTTTCCTTTCAGTTATGATGTCTGACAACATATTCAAATAAAGACAAGCGTTTTGTGGAAATATTTCTACGTCTTAATTGCTCAGTTAATGTGAGGCTACTGTCCATTTGCATTAAGTGTTGGACCATGAGTCTCTCAGTAACCTATAAGAGGATGGAAAATCTCTCCATGCACGCCGTCTATGCAAATCATTTAATTTATGAGCTTTCGTTTCCAGTggagctgtcacacactgaaaatCCCCCAGAGCTCCCAGGGCAGCTCCTGATTTCAGGGTTTTCCCTTTAAATACCACCTGCTACTTTGCATTTTTCTCTTGACATTATTCAACaagaaaaacagtattttcagtGGGATGACTGAACCTTACTAGTTTGCAGAAATGGAAATgtactattatcattattagtattagtactattattgattatatatttcTTAAGTATATTTAGATCTTAGATATCAAGACtacatattattttaatgttagtccaataaaataatgtaacagACGCTGACAGGGTCCATTTCACAgtatgagtacttttactcataaaacatttttgtgacATGGATCCTTTTACTTAAGTAGAGCATATTTATACTTATTTTAGCGCTGCTAATAGTAAAGTAGGGCTGTTTTACCATCATATacataaatgtttttcataGTTGACCCTTTAAACCTAAATATTTAATGGTTATAAATTAGAACTTGTTTAACTATTGTATTATGTTTTCTACTGATGTTGGATTTACTCATTATGTAGACAAAAACCtccattcatatcattccactccttgatattcctgtccatacttgtacatttcacattttatttttatgatacATAGTATAAATATTCCgtaatgtaaatattccatagtgtaaatatttatttatcatcacaacacatatttattttgctattgctttattttccaatgttgcttttattcactctttcttgtctattgttgctgctgtaacatgtaaatttccccctatggggggtcaataaaagaagtctaaatCTACATTAGCACAACTATGCTGGCCTGCTCTGGATTGTAGTGCCCACTGCGCATGCGTGACGTCCATGTGTACGGAAGAGCTGCAGCGGCGTGTTGAATGGTGTCAACTGAAATGTTCAAACACGTTTTTCTCACAGGACCTCCAGGTAACCCTTCACACCCGCTGTGCTGGCTGCTATTGAAGTGAAAGTCGGTGTAAATCCAGAACAGTCAGTCAGCTGTCTCAGTCAGGAAATGTTATCGTTGGTCATGATGAAAGTTAGCTTGTTTGAGCTATTTTGTCCGGATAACATCGAATTATAGAGGTACTGTTTTATGGTAACCAGCTATATGTGCTGTTGCTGTAGATCCCTCCCAagatatattattatacatatatatatatatatatatatatatatatatatatatatatatatatatatatatatatatatatatatatatatatatattattattgaataATCAATCTCAGACATTATTTTAACTGTATGACTCATTCCTATTCAAATATGTATCATAGTTATATACATTTAGCATAGTGAGACTCATGGTTAAGCAGGAAGGATGCTAACATGTCTGGATTAAACATGTCCTAACATCATACAGTAAAGCTCTGCTGCACAGTGATGTTACAGTTGTTGTACATTGTCCCTTGTTTTGCTCACAGGTGTGGGTAAAACCACCCTGGTCCAGAAAGCCTGTGAAGCCTTGGTGTCCTCAGGAGTGGCAGTGGAAGGGTTTTACACAGAAGAGGTCAGAGAGGGAGGCCGGAGAGTCGGCTTTGATGTAGTCACAGTGACAGGAGAGAGGGGCCACCTGTCCAGAATCAGGTAGCACGGCTGTCACCCTATCCACATCCAACTACCTGCTCTCTTCTTTTAAATAACCTTCATCTTATTTTAACTTACAGAGACGCTCCCGGCTTGTCTCATGGCAGACGGGAATACACAGTCGGACAGTATGTGGTTGACTTGCCGTCGTTTGAAAACCTGGCCCTCCCCCTCTTCAGAAGTGTAAGACAGCAGCACATGCTTTTTCACCCTCATCAATAGGCCACAGTAAGCAAAACACTCCCTTTTCTCCCCACTTAACGAATCATCAAAGCATTGATTTTCTCAGAATTGATGGAATAATTGGAGGCTTGCAAACACATAAATTCCAGAGTGACATTTTTAGTGTTCGTGGTGCCGTCTGGCTGTCACTGACCGTGATTAATCCAGCATGTAAAGTGAGCCTGGAGAGACGCCCACACGAGTGCTGTAAAGGAAGGTGTCTATGCCCTGGCGGCACATATTCCACTTTCATCTCACTTGAAGCGTCTCTGTAATCACTGCAGATCACCCGTTGCGTTTAACATGCAAACAGTCACAGGCAAACAATCAGTCGGTGAGATGCGTACATACATgagacattaaaatgatgaGCGTTTCCCACATGGCCACCAATGAAACCTATTTATTCTTCTTATCAATAAATGTCCAAACTGACCtggtttccttttatttctaaacAGGGGGTATTGCTTAATGCTAACTCTCTTGGTCTCCAGGTGGGGTCGGCAGATGGGGGCAGCAGGAAGGTGTTTGTCATCGACGAGATTGGCAAAATGGAGCTTTTCAGCCAGTCGTTCATC
It includes:
- the map10 gene encoding microtubule-associated protein 10, with the protein product MSGRQHFETLFSFELLVEYIRIEKARKVSDELALGVRLLDFPTLLIYQPQQRRGVVNQQQHYGESQQGEYAFNRGKSCLFKMNLESLHAHLANTPLYAMVLDVKEEIPKLVGTSLISLAEVIDGIRKDVTERGPSTPSSHGERGLVGVCNLMGEKIGSASVSYKLLSLGASLLPHITERRGLERTSVHGEMSRNVQHSKPSNEDKQDSHACVAMQAEHEPSSQTPQTLKEAENSYEEESTIFCPPHLFYSNSAEERSKNTGGVRTLLNLDSEAFTSEDAYSDEEMPENITERLSSPIMDRRVRHEVKTPGNQETNRVTPNVLGEAVQRLPLLNALLVELSQLNSQSPHQPMSIHPNLAWIYRPASTEPSGGLGNTARKAQTKSLEKTRQGTSPFLKHLHPPRNCSTPVVGPASVNVKHKQEEALIESKSSTKSRKKLQYGTTKTFNLRLKHISSRQVKRHECKELIQDETQSSKAKGKTKSSNKIMKSSNRKLNQGSSLNENIETMIQSITVDSALQETIAQKGKVPGKQDGGSLRVLSESGLKYFHFSSADSDSIAQSKDKNQHHSESNQSQSESDRHRERSVYSGSSSHSTPKSSFSDGSGEANEEADYADDFNSLEPSEAYSPDPESSPEPSRAKTPKSPAHQCISDSGSDLFQRRAALPVPAKAPSSPQRCLRGTHIIRPRTHASALSFSSSDGDRDRSASFQMVCSRNRMTESSRVERSSGAVSFISSRGQRSESTKNSGSGRGFSADSVSSFEPQEAEELEDELGSLDFRKEYQHISELVANKLPGYTM
- the ntpcr gene encoding cancer-related nucleoside-triphosphatase isoform X2, with the protein product MVSTEMFKHVFLTGPPGVGKTTLVQKACEALVSSGVAVEGFYTEEVREGGRRVGFDVVTVTGERGHLSRIRDAPGLSHGRREYTVGQYVVDLPSFENLALPLFRSVGSADGGSRKVFVIDEIGKMELFSQSFIRAVRQTLDGSSCTILGTIPIPKGKPLGLVEEVRSRRDVTVFTVSATLARSLGGKREIFR
- the ntpcr gene encoding cancer-related nucleoside-triphosphatase isoform X1, which translates into the protein MVSTEMFKHVFLTGPPGVGKTTLVQKACEALVSSGVAVEGFYTEEVREGGRRVGFDVVTVTGERGHLSRIRDAPGLSHGRREYTVGQYVVDLPSFENLALPLFRSVGSADGGSRKVFVIDEIGKMELFSQSFIRAVRQTLDGSSCTILGTIPIPKGKPLGLVEEVRSRRDVTVFTVTKENRNAILQDILAALQNCLKHNVEIQSH